One window of Ralstonia pickettii DTP0602 genomic DNA carries:
- a CDS encoding phosphoheptose isomerase (K03271: gmhA, lpcA; D-sedoheptulose 7-phosphate isomerase [EC:5.3.1.28]): protein MSIDSIQQQFLDSAETKRQAAAVMAPYIDAAVERMVGALTSGNKILACGNGGSAADAQHFAAELVGRFERERPGLAALALTTDSSILTAIGNDYDFSKVFSKQVEALGLPGDILLAISTSGNSANVIAAIEAARQREMAVIALTGKGGGVIGGLLDEFDIHLCVPSERTARIQEVHLLTLHCLCDGIDAALLGEA, encoded by the coding sequence ATGAGTATCGACAGTATCCAGCAACAATTCCTAGACAGTGCCGAGACCAAGCGACAGGCCGCGGCGGTGATGGCCCCCTATATCGACGCCGCCGTGGAACGCATGGTCGGCGCGCTGACCAGCGGCAACAAGATCCTGGCCTGCGGCAACGGCGGCTCGGCGGCCGACGCGCAGCACTTCGCGGCCGAGCTGGTCGGGCGCTTCGAACGCGAACGGCCGGGCCTGGCGGCGCTTGCGCTGACCACCGACAGCTCGATCCTGACCGCGATCGGCAACGACTATGACTTCAGCAAGGTGTTTTCCAAGCAGGTCGAGGCGCTCGGCCTGCCCGGCGACATCCTGCTGGCGATCTCCACCTCGGGCAACTCGGCCAACGTGATCGCCGCCATCGAGGCCGCACGCCAGCGCGAGATGGCCGTCATCGCGCTGACCGGCAAGGGTGGCGGCGTCATTGGCGGCCTGCTCGACGAGTTCGATATCCACCTGTGCGTGCCCAGCGAGCGCACCGCGCGCATCCAGGAAGTGCACCTGCTGACCCTGCACTGCCTGTGCGACGGCATCGACGCGGCATTGCTCGGGGAAGCCTGA
- a CDS encoding hypothetical protein (K07460: yraN; putative endonuclease), which translates to MMQPFKSTTQARGARAEDRALAHLRRQGLEPVVRNYRCKGGEIDLVMRAPDGTLVFVEVRQRSGRGFGGAAASVTPAKQRRVLLAAAHYLATLAQAPPCRFDVVALEPGRLDWLQHAFDLDAAGAGS; encoded by the coding sequence TTGATGCAACCATTCAAATCCACCACGCAGGCGCGCGGGGCGCGGGCCGAAGACCGGGCGCTGGCACACCTGCGGCGCCAGGGCCTGGAGCCCGTGGTTCGCAATTATCGCTGCAAAGGCGGCGAGATCGACCTGGTGATGCGCGCGCCGGACGGCACGCTGGTGTTCGTGGAGGTGCGCCAGCGCAGCGGCAGGGGCTTTGGCGGGGCGGCCGCCAGCGTGACGCCCGCCAAGCAGCGCCGCGTGCTGCTGGCGGCGGCGCACTACCTGGCGACGCTGGCGCAGGCGCCGCCGTGCCGCTTCGACGTGGTGGCGCTGGAACCGGGCCGGCTGGACTGGCTGCAGCACGCCTTTGACCTGGATGCCGCCGGGGCTGGTTCATAA
- a CDS encoding 16S rRNA methyltransferase (K07056: rsmI; 16S rRNA (cytidine1402-2'-O)-methyltransferase [EC:2.1.1.198]) produces MSDWISLAASQSYPGGTLYVVATPIGNVADLSLRALHVLGLADAVACEDTRNTGQLLSRVGLQRPLVAVHEHNEREAAGRIVARLAAGERIAYVSDAGTPGISDPGARLVEAVRAAGHLVVPLPGPSAAVAALSVAGEMLDAGEGRFTFVGFLPSKPKARAETIARLAALDHAWVCYEAPHRIADTLAALAAGLPGERRLLVGRELTKLFEDIAVLPVAQAPAWLAADPNRAKGEFVLVVEGAGAAAAADGQPDAEAQRVLGLLLAELPAKRAAKLAAAITGAGTDALYQLALAQRAGDAED; encoded by the coding sequence ATGAGTGACTGGATCTCGCTGGCGGCCAGCCAGTCGTACCCGGGCGGCACGCTGTATGTCGTGGCCACGCCCATCGGCAACGTCGCGGACCTGTCGCTGCGGGCCCTGCACGTGCTCGGCCTGGCCGATGCCGTGGCCTGCGAAGACACCCGCAATACCGGCCAGCTGCTGTCGCGCGTCGGCCTGCAGCGGCCGCTGGTGGCCGTGCACGAGCACAACGAGCGCGAAGCCGCCGGCCGCATCGTGGCGCGGCTGGCCGCGGGCGAGCGCATCGCCTACGTCTCCGATGCGGGCACGCCCGGCATCTCCGATCCCGGCGCACGCCTGGTCGAGGCGGTGCGCGCCGCCGGCCACCTGGTGGTGCCCCTGCCCGGCCCCAGCGCCGCGGTCGCCGCGTTGTCGGTGGCCGGCGAGATGCTCGACGCCGGCGAGGGCCGCTTCACCTTCGTCGGCTTCCTGCCGAGCAAGCCCAAGGCACGCGCCGAAACCATCGCCCGGCTGGCGGCGCTGGACCACGCCTGGGTCTGCTACGAGGCACCGCACCGGATCGCCGACACACTGGCCGCGTTGGCCGCCGGCCTGCCGGGCGAGCGCCGCCTGCTGGTCGGGCGCGAGCTGACCAAGCTGTTCGAGGACATTGCCGTGCTGCCCGTGGCGCAGGCGCCGGCCTGGTTGGCGGCGGACCCGAACCGGGCCAAGGGGGAGTTCGTGCTGGTCGTGGAAGGCGCGGGCGCCGCCGCTGCCGCGGATGGACAGCCGGATGCCGAAGCGCAACGTGTGCTGGGGCTGCTGCTGGCTGAGTTGCCGGCCAAGCGCGCCGCCAAGCTGGCAGCGGCGATCACGGGCGCGGGCACCGATGCGCTCTACCAGCTGGCGCTGGCGCAACGCGCCGGCGACGCCGAGGATTGA
- a CDS encoding hypothetical protein (K03642: rlpA; rare lipoprotein A) — protein MLRISALTKRWQRLAKLGTCTACALVLAACATPPEGDDAASAGTSGAVPTRAAAKNAAKPDGGKSARNNDNGSWNLFGYDPDDSRSGSSLDGLRADIGTFEQRGVASWYGKGFHGRKTANGERFNMRAMTAAHPSLPLDSWVLVRNLRNNKVAVLRINDRGPYHGNRVLDVSMGAARRLGFVERGATQVEIRRLTRTEVAALGPQVDAGGTESGDGSGDDDVSVPELANSLAPAKASKSTKASGKTVKRKRR, from the coding sequence ATGCTAAGGATCTCCGCCCTCACCAAGCGCTGGCAACGGCTGGCCAAGCTCGGGACATGCACCGCATGTGCCCTGGTGCTGGCCGCTTGTGCCACGCCCCCCGAGGGCGACGACGCGGCCAGCGCCGGCACCTCCGGCGCGGTGCCCACGCGCGCGGCAGCAAAGAACGCCGCCAAGCCCGACGGCGGCAAGTCTGCGCGTAATAATGACAACGGCAGCTGGAACCTGTTCGGCTATGACCCGGACGACAGCCGCAGCGGCAGTTCGCTGGACGGCCTGCGTGCCGACATCGGCACCTTCGAGCAGCGCGGCGTCGCGTCGTGGTATGGCAAGGGCTTCCACGGCCGCAAGACCGCCAACGGCGAGCGCTTCAACATGCGCGCCATGACCGCCGCCCACCCGTCGCTGCCGCTCGACAGCTGGGTGCTGGTGCGCAACCTGCGCAACAACAAGGTGGCGGTGCTGCGGATCAATGACCGCGGGCCGTACCACGGCAACCGCGTGCTGGACGTGTCCATGGGCGCCGCGCGCCGGCTGGGCTTTGTCGAGCGCGGCGCCACCCAGGTGGAAATCCGCCGCCTGACGCGCACCGAAGTGGCCGCGCTGGGCCCGCAGGTGGATGCCGGCGGCACTGAATCCGGCGATGGCAGCGGCGACGACGACGTGTCCGTGCCGGAACTGGCCAACTCGCTGGCGCCCGCCAAGGCGAGCAAGTCGACCAAGGCCAGCGGCAAGACGGTCAAGCGCAAGCGCCGCTGA
- a CDS encoding hypothetical protein (K01069: E3.1.2.6, gloB; hydroxyacylglutathione hydrolase [EC:3.1.2.6]), with amino-acid sequence MKVLLIPVTPFQQNCSLLIDESTNRAAVCDPGGDLERIREAVREQGVTLEKIFLTHGHVDHCAGAAALSREFGIPIEGPQQDERFWIEQLPEQTRRFGFGQAEAFEPDRWLENGDTVQFGNETLEVYHCPGHTPGHVVFFSRGNRLAVVGDVLFAGSIGRTDFPRGNHADLIRSIRTRLWPLGEDVTFIPGHGPVSTFGEERRNNPFVADHLIDVG; translated from the coding sequence ATGAAAGTCCTGCTTATCCCCGTCACGCCCTTCCAGCAAAACTGCTCGCTGCTAATTGATGAAAGCACCAATCGTGCCGCCGTCTGTGATCCCGGCGGCGACCTGGAACGCATCCGCGAGGCGGTCAGGGAACAAGGCGTCACGCTGGAAAAGATCTTCCTGACGCACGGGCATGTCGACCACTGCGCGGGCGCCGCGGCACTGTCGCGCGAGTTCGGCATCCCGATCGAAGGCCCGCAGCAGGACGAACGCTTCTGGATCGAGCAGCTGCCCGAGCAGACGCGTCGCTTCGGATTCGGCCAGGCCGAGGCCTTCGAGCCCGACCGCTGGCTGGAGAACGGCGACACCGTGCAGTTCGGCAACGAAACCCTGGAGGTCTACCACTGCCCCGGCCACACGCCCGGCCACGTGGTGTTCTTCTCGCGCGGCAACCGGCTGGCGGTGGTGGGCGACGTGCTGTTCGCCGGCTCGATCGGCCGCACCGACTTCCCGCGCGGCAACCACGCCGACCTGATCCGCTCGATCCGCACGCGGCTGTGGCCGCTGGGCGAGGACGTGACCTTCATCCCCGGCCACGGACCCGTCTCAACCTTTGGCGAAGAGCGCCGCAACAACCCGTTCGTAGCCGACCACCTGATCGACGTGGGCTGA
- a CDS encoding exonuclease — translation MAKRQAPDTRPEIYVSTDVEADGPIPGPHSMLSFASAAMLADKTVVGTFSANLETLPGAAGHPVQMQWWQTQPEAWSACRRDLQRPEDAMVRYVEWVESLPGKPVFVAFPAGFDFTWMFWYMMRFAGRSPFGWAALDIKTLGFALTGRPYRRTVKAAFPAGWLDPLPHTHVALDDALEQGALFCNMLATLREREAALAAPGPGSADEASEPSPPPA, via the coding sequence ATGGCCAAGCGACAGGCGCCCGACACCCGCCCGGAGATCTACGTCAGCACCGACGTGGAGGCCGACGGCCCGATCCCGGGCCCGCATTCGATGCTGTCGTTCGCCTCGGCGGCGATGCTGGCGGACAAGACCGTGGTCGGCACCTTCTCGGCCAACCTGGAAACGCTGCCCGGCGCCGCCGGCCACCCGGTGCAGATGCAGTGGTGGCAAACCCAGCCCGAAGCCTGGAGCGCCTGCCGGCGCGACCTGCAGCGCCCCGAGGACGCCATGGTGCGCTACGTGGAATGGGTCGAGAGCCTGCCCGGCAAGCCGGTCTTCGTGGCCTTTCCGGCCGGTTTCGATTTCACCTGGATGTTCTGGTACATGATGCGTTTTGCCGGGCGTTCGCCCTTTGGCTGGGCGGCGCTGGATATCAAGACGCTGGGCTTCGCGCTGACCGGGCGGCCCTACCGCAGGACGGTCAAGGCAGCCTTCCCGGCCGGATGGCTGGACCCGCTGCCGCATACCCACGTGGCGCTGGACGATGCGCTGGAGCAAGGCGCGCTGTTCTGCAACATGCTGGCGACATTGCGCGAACGCGAGGCCGCGCTGGCGGCCCCGGGGCCCGGCAGTGCCGACGAGGCAAGCGAGCCGTCACCCCCGCCAGCGTAG
- a CDS encoding arsenate reductase (K00537: ARSC1, arsC; arsenate reductase [EC:1.20.4.1]) — protein sequence MITIYHNPRCSKSRETLALVEAAAERLGEPVEIVEYLKHPPSLSTLRQLHTMLGVPVREMLRDNEAPYAELGLDDPGLTDAELLAAVADNPILLQRPVVVRNRRAAIGRPPENVTQLLA from the coding sequence ATGATCACGATCTACCACAACCCCCGCTGCTCCAAGTCGCGCGAGACGCTGGCCCTGGTCGAAGCCGCCGCCGAAAGGCTGGGCGAACCGGTGGAAATCGTGGAGTACCTGAAGCACCCGCCGTCGCTGTCCACGCTGCGCCAGCTCCACACCATGCTGGGCGTGCCGGTGCGCGAGATGCTGCGCGACAACGAGGCGCCGTACGCTGAACTGGGCCTGGACGACCCCGGCCTGACCGACGCCGAACTGCTGGCCGCCGTGGCCGACAACCCGATCCTGCTGCAGCGCCCGGTTGTGGTGCGCAACCGCCGCGCCGCGATCGGCCGGCCGCCCGAGAACGTGACCCAACTGCTGGCCTGA
- a CDS encoding GCN5 family N-acetyltransferase (K03823: pat; phosphinothricin acetyltransferase [EC:2.3.1.183]): protein MTSATASTSPADRTTAPKPFSLRDATPADVPAIHAIYAHHVLHGRASFEEVPPTLDDMQRRFAEVQCKGLPYLVAEREGEVLGYAYASSYRTRSAYRFAIEDSIYIDHRRVGEGLGQALLAELIARCETGPWRQMVAVIACTAGGEGAGSLAVHERLGFRTVGRLEAAGFKHGQWIDTVLMQRVLGAGANTLPE from the coding sequence ATGACCTCCGCCACCGCTTCCACCAGTCCCGCAGACCGCACCACCGCGCCCAAACCGTTCTCGCTGCGCGACGCTACCCCCGCCGACGTTCCTGCCATCCACGCCATCTACGCGCACCACGTACTGCACGGCCGCGCCTCGTTCGAAGAGGTGCCGCCCACGCTCGACGACATGCAGCGGCGCTTTGCCGAGGTGCAGTGCAAGGGACTGCCCTATCTGGTCGCCGAACGCGAGGGCGAGGTGCTGGGCTACGCCTATGCCTCGTCGTACCGCACTCGCAGCGCCTACCGTTTTGCCATCGAGGACTCGATCTATATTGACCACCGCCGCGTCGGCGAAGGCCTGGGCCAGGCGCTGCTCGCTGAACTGATCGCGCGGTGCGAGACCGGGCCGTGGCGCCAGATGGTCGCCGTGATCGCCTGCACCGCCGGCGGCGAGGGTGCCGGCTCGCTGGCCGTGCATGAACGGCTGGGTTTTCGCACCGTAGGCCGGCTGGAGGCGGCGGGTTTCAAGCATGGCCAGTGGATCGATACGGTGCTGATGCAGCGGGTGCTGGGGGCGGGGGCGAATACCCTGCCGGAGTAG
- a CDS encoding peptidase M20 (K01423: E3.4.-.-; [EC:3.4.-.-]) — MTARDNMNPIETTLTQFIDQHRPEQEAFLAELVKVPSDNPAGDCDAHGKRAKELLEGLGFAVEAHKVPDAQVKAAGMISATNLIVRKQFGTGGPTIAMNAHGDVVPPGLGWTKDPYGGEVADSEHGPVMYGRGVAVSKSDFATYTYAVLALMEAEKQGAKINGAVELQFTYDEETGGDIGPKFLLDNNLSKADYAISAGFSYGITSSHNGCLHVEVTVKGKQGHAAMPHTGVDAIEAATHILQAIYGLRAELATRKSKVPGIDTATLNVGLIKGGINTNVVPDLVTFRVDRRMIPEEIGFDAEGEIRAVVENAAKDRPGIEVKVERIILAEPLSELPGVEKLIGALKSRAESVFGVEIPVQGVPLYTDARHYTKRGIPTVLYGAGPRTLMEARGHNSDENLRLNDLNRATKVVALALSDLMK, encoded by the coding sequence ATGACCGCACGAGACAATATGAACCCCATCGAAACCACGCTGACCCAGTTCATCGACCAGCACCGCCCGGAGCAGGAAGCCTTCCTGGCGGAGCTGGTCAAGGTGCCCTCGGACAACCCGGCCGGTGACTGCGACGCCCATGGCAAGCGCGCCAAGGAACTGCTGGAGGGCCTGGGCTTTGCGGTGGAAGCGCACAAGGTGCCCGACGCGCAGGTGAAGGCGGCCGGCATGATCAGCGCCACCAACCTGATCGTGCGCAAGCAGTTCGGCACGGGCGGCCCGACCATCGCCATGAACGCCCACGGCGACGTGGTGCCCCCGGGCCTGGGCTGGACCAAGGACCCCTACGGCGGCGAGGTTGCCGACAGCGAGCATGGTCCGGTCATGTACGGCCGCGGCGTGGCGGTGTCCAAGTCGGATTTCGCCACCTACACCTATGCCGTGCTGGCGCTGATGGAAGCCGAGAAGCAGGGCGCGAAGATCAACGGCGCGGTCGAGTTGCAGTTCACCTATGACGAGGAAACCGGCGGCGATATCGGTCCCAAGTTCCTGCTCGACAACAACCTGAGCAAGGCCGACTACGCGATCTCGGCCGGCTTCTCGTACGGCATCACCTCGTCGCACAACGGCTGCCTGCACGTGGAAGTGACCGTCAAGGGCAAGCAGGGCCACGCCGCCATGCCGCACACCGGCGTGGATGCAATCGAAGCCGCGACCCACATCCTGCAGGCCATCTACGGACTGCGTGCCGAGCTGGCCACGCGCAAGTCCAAGGTGCCGGGCATCGACACCGCCACGCTGAACGTCGGCCTGATCAAGGGCGGCATCAACACCAACGTGGTGCCGGACCTGGTGACCTTCCGCGTCGACCGCCGCATGATCCCCGAGGAAATCGGCTTCGACGCCGAAGGCGAGATCCGCGCCGTGGTGGAGAACGCCGCCAAGGACCGTCCGGGCATCGAAGTCAAGGTCGAGCGCATCATCCTGGCCGAGCCGCTGTCGGAACTGCCGGGCGTGGAAAAGCTGATCGGCGCGCTGAAGAGCCGTGCCGAGTCGGTGTTCGGCGTGGAGATCCCGGTGCAAGGCGTGCCGCTGTACACGGACGCACGCCACTACACCAAGCGCGGCATCCCGACTGTGCTGTATGGCGCTGGTCCGCGCACGCTGATGGAGGCGCGCGGCCACAACTCGGATGAGAACCTGCGGTTGAACGACCTGAACCGGGCGACCAAGGTGGTGGCGCTGGCGTTGTCGGATTTGATGAAGTAA
- a CDS encoding allantoate amidohydrolase (K06016: E3.5.1.87; N-carbamoyl-L-amino-acid hydrolase [EC:3.5.1.87]) yields the protein MAANPSPSTPAEVGTRIMGWADALAVHTEQPGMLTRTYLTEAHHGAAAQLTEWMQQAGMTVRRDAAGNVIGRYEGTSPDAPGLLTGSHFDTVRDGGRYDGNLGVILPTACVAEWNRQGKRFPFAIEVVGFAEEEGVRFKATLLGSRAIAGTFDNNVLDNVDDSGKTMREVMHEAGFDAAALPAAKHDPSKVLAFVEVHIEQGPVLLNENLPVGVVTAISGATRFIVELEGLAGHAGTVPMDMRRDAAMAGAEIGLFIEKRCGGKPGLVGTVGQFSVPNGATNVVPGHAVFSIDIRSGIDAEREAAVNDVLAEIERVCARRNVRAQVRKTHEAKSVPCAPWLQEQWAAAIARQGVPVRHLPSGAGHDAMAIAAIADVAMLFVRCGNGGISHHPTETMTAEDAAVSARVFSDFVESFRLPQ from the coding sequence ATGGCAGCAAATCCGTCGCCGTCCACACCCGCAGAGGTAGGCACGCGCATCATGGGCTGGGCCGACGCCCTGGCCGTCCACACCGAGCAGCCCGGCATGCTCACCCGTACCTACCTGACCGAGGCCCACCACGGCGCCGCCGCGCAGCTGACCGAATGGATGCAGCAGGCCGGCATGACCGTGCGGCGCGATGCTGCCGGCAACGTGATCGGCCGCTACGAGGGCACCTCGCCGGACGCACCCGGACTCTTGACCGGCTCGCACTTCGACACCGTGCGCGACGGCGGCCGCTATGACGGCAACCTCGGCGTGATCCTGCCGACCGCCTGCGTGGCGGAATGGAACCGCCAGGGCAAGCGCTTCCCGTTCGCGATCGAGGTGGTGGGCTTTGCCGAGGAAGAGGGCGTGCGCTTCAAGGCCACGCTGCTCGGCAGCCGCGCCATCGCCGGCACCTTCGACAACAACGTGCTCGACAACGTCGACGATTCCGGCAAGACCATGCGTGAAGTGATGCACGAGGCCGGTTTCGACGCCGCCGCGCTGCCGGCCGCGAAACACGATCCCAGCAAGGTGCTGGCCTTCGTCGAAGTCCATATCGAGCAGGGCCCGGTGCTGCTCAACGAAAACCTGCCGGTAGGCGTGGTGACGGCCATTTCCGGCGCCACCCGCTTTATCGTCGAGCTCGAAGGCCTGGCCGGCCACGCCGGCACGGTGCCGATGGACATGCGCCGCGACGCGGCCATGGCCGGTGCCGAGATCGGCCTCTTTATCGAGAAGCGCTGCGGCGGCAAGCCGGGCCTGGTCGGCACGGTGGGCCAGTTCAGCGTGCCCAACGGCGCCACCAACGTGGTGCCCGGCCACGCGGTGTTCTCCATCGACATCCGCTCGGGCATCGACGCCGAGCGCGAGGCCGCCGTCAACGACGTGCTGGCCGAGATCGAGCGCGTATGCGCGCGCCGCAACGTGCGCGCACAAGTGCGCAAGACCCACGAGGCGAAGAGCGTGCCGTGCGCCCCGTGGCTGCAAGAGCAATGGGCCGCTGCCATTGCCCGCCAGGGCGTGCCGGTGCGCCACCTGCCGTCGGGCGCCGGCCACGACGCCATGGCTATTGCCGCCATCGCCGACGTCGCCATGCTGTTCGTGCGCTGCGGCAACGGCGGCATCAGCCACCATCCCACCGAAACCATGACCGCCGAAGATGCAGCCGTGTCCGCGCGCGTGTTCAGCGATTTCGTCGAAAGCTTCCGGCTGCCCCAGTAA
- a CDS encoding C4-dicarboxylate ABC transporter (involved in the transport of C4-dicarboxylates across the membrane~K11103: dctA; aerobic C4-dicarboxylate transport protein) — translation MQHAVPSQPRPGTPRLHTRFTRSLFGQVLIALVIGTALGLVFPEFAAKLKPLGDAFIKLIKMLIGPIVFCVVVAGICGAGELKKVGRVGIKAVVYFEIVTTIALALGILLAYVFQPGVGMNVDPRSLDASAIAGFIDNATKVKDQGTVDFLLKLIPNTVFGAFANGDVLQVLLVSILFGCALSLVGEPGRPLVKLIDTFSHTLFKMMGFIIKLAPLGVLGAVAFTVGKYGIGSLKQLGFLVFLFYGAVIIFVLVVLGTIMRVCGFSVIKLIRYLRAELLVVLGTASSDSVLPQVMKKLEFMGIKKSVVGLVIPTGYSFNLDAFSIYLTLAAVFIAQATNTPLAMADLLGILAVALVTSKGAHGIPGSAIVILAATLSAHPAIPAIGLVLVLSVDWFIGIARALGNLIGNCVATVVVAAWEKDIDRERAHGVLNGTIEATDLDAGLAAMAQDGAGAGSPAAVPGTVVGR, via the coding sequence ATGCAGCATGCAGTTCCCTCGCAGCCCCGCCCGGGCACCCCTCGCCTGCACACCCGCTTTACCCGCTCGCTGTTCGGCCAGGTACTGATCGCACTTGTGATCGGCACCGCACTCGGCCTGGTTTTTCCTGAGTTCGCCGCCAAGCTCAAGCCGCTTGGCGACGCCTTTATCAAGCTGATCAAGATGCTGATCGGGCCCATCGTGTTCTGCGTGGTGGTGGCCGGTATCTGCGGCGCCGGCGAACTGAAGAAGGTCGGCCGTGTCGGCATCAAGGCTGTGGTGTATTTCGAGATCGTCACCACCATTGCGCTGGCGCTGGGCATCTTGCTGGCCTATGTGTTCCAGCCCGGCGTCGGCATGAATGTCGACCCGCGTTCGCTCGATGCGTCGGCCATCGCCGGCTTCATCGACAACGCCACCAAGGTCAAGGACCAGGGCACGGTCGACTTCCTGCTCAAACTGATCCCCAATACCGTGTTCGGCGCGTTTGCCAATGGCGACGTGCTGCAGGTGCTGCTGGTATCGATCCTGTTCGGCTGCGCGCTGTCGCTGGTCGGTGAGCCGGGCCGGCCGCTGGTCAAGCTGATCGACACCTTCTCGCACACGCTGTTCAAGATGATGGGTTTCATCATCAAGCTGGCGCCGCTGGGCGTGCTGGGCGCGGTGGCCTTTACCGTGGGCAAGTACGGCATCGGCTCGCTCAAGCAGCTCGGTTTCCTGGTGTTCCTGTTCTACGGCGCGGTGATCATCTTCGTGCTGGTGGTGCTGGGCACCATCATGCGCGTGTGCGGCTTCTCGGTGATCAAGCTGATCCGCTACCTGCGCGCCGAGCTGCTGGTGGTGCTGGGCACCGCCTCGTCCGACAGCGTGCTGCCGCAGGTGATGAAGAAGCTGGAATTCATGGGCATCAAGAAGTCGGTGGTGGGCCTGGTGATTCCTACCGGCTACTCCTTCAACCTGGATGCGTTCTCGATCTACCTGACGCTGGCCGCGGTGTTTATCGCCCAGGCCACCAACACGCCGCTGGCAATGGCAGACCTGCTCGGCATCCTGGCGGTGGCGCTGGTCACCTCCAAGGGCGCGCACGGCATCCCGGGCTCGGCCATCGTGATCCTGGCGGCGACGCTGTCGGCACATCCGGCGATTCCGGCGATCGGGCTGGTGCTGGTGCTGTCGGTGGACTGGTTTATTGGCATCGCGCGCGCCCTCGGCAACCTGATCGGCAACTGCGTGGCAACCGTGGTGGTGGCGGCCTGGGAGAAGGATATCGACCGCGAACGGGCGCATGGGGTGCTCAACGGCACCATCGAGGCGACCGACCTGGATGCGGGCCTTGCCGCGATGGCGCAAGACGGCGCCGGTGCGGGTTCGCCCGCCGCCGTGCCCGGGACCGTCGTGGGGCGCTAG
- a CDS encoding GntR family transcriptional regulator — protein MPEHIDPDMTAEAIAEDIVAAIVSHRLPPGTKLREEALASVYRVSRTKVRAALLMLSKDKVIQMVPDKGAFVAKPSAEEAREVFAVRRILEAALAREFVAKATPADYKRIDKHLASERKALAGNDAQVRTRLLGDFHIVLAEVVGNGVLTEMMRELSTRSAVITMLYQSRRDAACSSDEHREFIEAARAGDVERAVALMVEHLGHVEGALHFEETPPVARGKDLVAALLA, from the coding sequence ATGCCCGAGCATATCGATCCTGACATGACCGCCGAAGCGATCGCCGAAGACATTGTCGCGGCGATCGTCTCGCACCGCCTGCCGCCCGGCACCAAGCTGCGCGAGGAGGCCCTGGCCAGCGTCTATCGCGTCAGCCGCACCAAGGTGCGCGCGGCGCTGCTGATGCTGTCCAAGGACAAGGTCATCCAGATGGTGCCGGACAAGGGCGCCTTCGTCGCCAAGCCCAGTGCGGAAGAAGCGCGCGAAGTCTTCGCGGTGCGCCGTATCCTGGAAGCGGCGCTGGCGCGCGAGTTCGTCGCCAAGGCGACGCCTGCCGACTACAAGCGCATCGACAAGCACCTGGCGTCCGAACGCAAGGCGCTGGCTGGCAACGATGCGCAGGTGCGCACCCGGCTGCTGGGCGACTTCCATATCGTGCTGGCCGAGGTGGTCGGCAACGGCGTGCTGACCGAGATGATGCGCGAACTGTCGACGCGCAGCGCGGTGATCACCATGCTGTACCAGTCGCGCCGCGACGCGGCGTGCTCGTCGGACGAGCATCGCGAGTTCATCGAGGCCGCCCGTGCCGGCGATGTCGAGCGGGCCGTCGCGCTGATGGTGGAGCACCTCGGCCATGTCGAGGGCGCCCTGCATTTCGAGGAAACCCCGCCGGTGGCGCGGGGCAAGGACCTGGTGGCGGCACTGCTGGCCTGA